The Streptomyces sp. NBC_00286 nucleotide sequence CCCGATGTCTTCCAGAACGCCATCGGATTCCTGCGCAAATACGACGCGAAGAATGTGCTGCTAGATCTCAGCGAGCAGGTCAAGGCCGGCAACCTCTCCATGGACGGTTTCCGGGCCGGCTTGGAGAAGTTCGGCGAGGTCGACGGCAAGCTTCTCGGTGTTCCGGTCGGCTCCAACTCGATGGCCCTGGTGATCGACAAGCCCGTCTACACGAAGGCGGGCGTGAAGCCGGAGCAGGGCTGGACCTGGGAGGACTTCGACGCGGGGATGAAGAGCATCCGTGACAAGACGGGTCGCGCCGGCGACAGCGGCATGTACGGCGTCATGTATCTCTACGACCTGTATCTGCGTCAGAACGGTAAGGCGTTCTTCACCGAGGACGGCCTCGGGTTCACCGAGTCGGATCTCAAGGACTGGTGGACCAAGGCCGAGAAGGGTGTGAAGTCCGGCCTTTACGCCGACCCGAAGAAGGTCGCCCAGATCAAGCCCAAGTCCGCGGTCGCCGCGGAGCTCGCGGGCGGTGAGTTCACCTGGGACAACTTCACGGTCCGCTACACCTCCGAGGGCAAGAGCGAGTACGGCCTCGCCCCGATCCCGACCACGGACGGCAAGAAGACCGGCCAGTACCTCGGCTCCCTGATGCTCAGCGGTTCCAAGCGCACTCAGCATCCCAAGGAAGTCGCCCAGTTCATCGACTTCATGGTGCATGATCCCGAGGTCGCAAAGATCATGGGCTATGACCGCGGTGTGCCCGCGACGCAGGCGCAGTTCGACGCGTACAAGCCGACCGACCCGGTCAACAAGGAGATAGCCGCCTACGAGGAGTCCCTCGTCGCGGCGGGCGTCTTGGAGCCCATCACCCCGCACCCGAACGGCGCCGACATCTGTGAGGCAGCGTTCCTGCGTATCGCCGAGGAACTCGGCCTGGGCAAGCGGTCGGTGGACGACGCCGTCAAGCAGTTCTTCACCGAGTCGAAGACGGCTCTCAGCGGCTGATGGGAACCACCGTGACACACGCCCCTGCGATGGAGGGCCTGTCCAAGGACTCCGAGCCGCGGCACGGTCCGGTGAAATCCCCGCGCCCCGCCGAACTCAAGCGGCGGGGCCGCCGGGAGAACCTGGCCGGCTATCTCTTCATGTCCCCCTGGATCGCCGGATTCCTGCTGCTCACAGCGGGCCCGATGGTCGCCTCGCTCTATTTCGCGTTCACCGACTACAACCTGTTCGACTCGCCCAAGTGGATCGGCCTCGACAACTTCTCCGAAATGTTCGGCGACCCGCGCTGGCGTCATTCGGTGCAGGTGACGATCTGGTACGTCATCGTCGGTACGCCGCTCAAACTGCTCGCCGCACTCGGTGTGGCCCTGCTCCTGGCCCAGAAGCGGCGCGGGCAGGCCTTCTACCGGGCCGCCTTCTACGCTCCGTCGCTGATCGGGGCGAGCGTTTCCATCGCCATCGTCTGGAAGGCGATCTTCTCGGACGACGCGATCGTCGATCGTACGCAGAAGATCTTCGGGGTGAACGTCGGTGGCTGGACCGGCGACCCGGACATGATCATCTACAGCCTGGTGGCGCTCACCGTCTGGCAGTTCGGCGCCCCCATGGTCATCTTTCTCGCCGGTCTCAAGCAGGTCCCGCGCGAGTTGCACGAAGCGGCCGAGGTCGACGGAGCGGGCAAACTGCGGCGGTTCTGGAACATCACGCTGCCGATGATCTCCCCGGTCCTCTTCTTCAACGTCCTTCTGGAGACGATCCACTCCTTCCAGATCTTCAGCTCCGCCTACATCGTCGGCGGCGGCGCCGGAGGCAACTCCTGCGGTCCTGCGGACGGTTCGATGGTTTATACCTGCTACCTCTACGTCCAGGGCTTCGAGAACAGCCGGATGGGTCTGGCCTCCGCCATGGCCTGGATGCTGCTGGTCGCGGTCGCCCTGGTGACGGCGGTGCTGTTCTGGTCCCAGAAGCGCTGGGTGCACTACGAGGAGGGCGCCTCATGAGCGCGCAGGCCACAGAGATCACGCCGACGCCAGGTCCGCCGACCCAGGGCCGGTCGACGAAGGCGGGCAACTTCAAGCGCAGACTGCCCGGTGCGCTCGCCTGGCACATCGGGTCCCTGGCGATCCTCGCGGTCATTCTCTACCCGGTGGTCTGGGTCATCGGCGGCTCGCTCAAGAAGAGCGAGGACATCGTCGGCAGCCTGGACCTCTTCCCGACCGACCCGATCACGTCCAACTACACGCGACTGACCGAGGGCATCGCGGACATCTCGATCTCCACGTTCTTCTACAACTCGCTGTTTCTCGCAGTCGGTTCGGTGATCGGGATTGTGATCTCGTGCTCGCTGACCGCGTACGCCTTCGCGAAGATCAAGTTCGCGGGCCGCAATCTCATGTTCACGCTGATGATCGGCACGCTCCTGCTGCCGTATCACGTGCTGCTCATCCCGCAGTACGTGCTGTTCCGCAACATGAACATGATCAACACGTACACCCCGCTGCTGCTCGGCAAATACCTCGCCATCGAGGCCTTCTTCGTCTTCCTGATGGTGCAGTTCATGCGCAACCTGCCCAAGGAGCTCGACGAGGCGGCCCGTATCGACGGCTGCGGGCACTTCCGCATCTACTGGTCGATCGTGCTGCCGCTGTGCCGTCCGGCCCTGATCACCAGTGCGATCTTCACCTTCATCAACTCGTGGAACGACTTCATGGGCCCGCTGATCTACCTCAACGAGCCCGACAAGTACACGGTCTCGCTCGGCCTGAAGATGTTCGTCGACCAGGAGGGCCTTGCCGACTACGGCGGCATGATCGCCATGTCGCTGGTCGCCCTGCTGCCGGTGCTGGCCTTCTTCATGGCCTTCCAGCGCTACTTGATCGACGGCATGGCGACCTCGGGTCTGAAGGGCTGAGGCGCGGATGAGTCAGACACCGGTCAAGGCAGGCGGTACGCCACGGGAGTCCGGGTTCGCCGAGCGGTTCGGCCTCTTCGCCGAGTGTTTGCTCACCGGAGTGTGGATCGCACTGGCCTCGCTGCCCCTGGTCACGTACCCCGCCGCGTTCGCCGCCGGAGCGCGGCATCTGCGGCGGCGTACGGAGCATCAGGGCGGCGGCTGGCGGGAGTTCGTCGCCGATTTCCGGGCGGCCGTGCGCCGCGGTTGGCGCGTCGGCGTCGCCGGCTGGGTCGCGGCCTTCGCGGTCTGGGTGGATGTGCAGGCCGTACGGGCCGGAATCCCCGGCGGGCCGCTCGTCGGCGCCGTCGGGCTGTTCGCCCTGTTCGGACTGGTCGTCGCCGGGATGCGGGCGGCTGCGGTCTGGGAGCCCGGAGCGTCGTGGCGGGCGCTGCTCGCGGCGGCCGGGCGTCGTACCGTCCTCGATCCCGCCGGGTCGTTCCTGCTCGTCGGCGGACTGGTCATGGTGGCCTGCTCCGCCTGGTTCGTCGCGCCGCTGGCGGTCCCCGTCCTGGGGGCCGTCGCGGCGGCAGCCCTCGCCGTGGAGGCGCGCGACCGGCGCCGCTGACCGGCCGCACCTCAAGCAAGGTCGGCGCCCTTGGCGTCGTACCTCTCTCTGTCATGCCCCTGACTTCCCCGCACGGAAAGGAAAGGCTGCATCTCATGGCTCCCATCCCCCGCAGGTCCCTCCTCAAGGCCGCCGCAGTCGCCGGCGCCGCCGCCCAGTTCAGCTGGGCTTTGGGTACCCAGAACGCGTCGGCCGCGCCCAGAGCCGAGCCGGGCGACGCCGACCCGGTGACCCTGGACTGGCTGGAGAAGGGCGGCCTCGGCGCGGCCCCCGGCTCCACCGTGGGCGTGCCCTGGCCGAAGGGCGCGTACGAGAAGGACCAGACGTTCGCGCTGAAGGACGCCGACGGCAAGGAGGTGCCGGTCCAGTCCTGGCCGATCGGCTACTGGCCGGACGGCTCGCTGAAGTGGACCGCGCACGCGGTCGGAACCGGAGTCGGCGCCGGGAAGCTGACGCTCGCCGCCGGTGCGCCCGCGGCCCCCGAGAAGAAGGTCACCGTCGACAAGAGCGGCGGCACCATCGACATATCGACCGGGGTCATCACCGCGAAGATCGGCAAGAGCGGCTCCACGCTCGTCAAGTCCGTCACCCGCGGCTCCACCGAGATCGCCAAGGACGGCCGGCTCGTACTGCTGCGCCAGCCCGAGATCGAGGACGGCGACCAGGGCGCGGAGAAGTACGAGCGGTTCGAGAGCGTCATCGGCGAGGTGGAGGTCGAGCAGGACGGGCCGGTACGTGCCGTCGTCCGCATCGACGGCAAGCACCGTAAGGGCGGCCGGAGTTGGTTGCCGTTCTCGGTCCGGCTCTACTTCTACGCGGGCGCCGAGTCGTTCCGCATGGTGCACACCATCACGTTC carries:
- a CDS encoding carbohydrate ABC transporter permease encodes the protein MSAQATEITPTPGPPTQGRSTKAGNFKRRLPGALAWHIGSLAILAVILYPVVWVIGGSLKKSEDIVGSLDLFPTDPITSNYTRLTEGIADISISTFFYNSLFLAVGSVIGIVISCSLTAYAFAKIKFAGRNLMFTLMIGTLLLPYHVLLIPQYVLFRNMNMINTYTPLLLGKYLAIEAFFVFLMVQFMRNLPKELDEAARIDGCGHFRIYWSIVLPLCRPALITSAIFTFINSWNDFMGPLIYLNEPDKYTVSLGLKMFVDQEGLADYGGMIAMSLVALLPVLAFFMAFQRYLIDGMATSGLKG
- a CDS encoding ABC transporter substrate-binding protein — translated: MQQNRNVERRTILKAGGASLAALGLGTTATACGGGSGAGDGTVTIRYAWWGAEDRAKRINETIKLFEKKYPKIKVKTDFQPYLDFWKKFNTQASGGNPPDVFQNAIGFLRKYDAKNVLLDLSEQVKAGNLSMDGFRAGLEKFGEVDGKLLGVPVGSNSMALVIDKPVYTKAGVKPEQGWTWEDFDAGMKSIRDKTGRAGDSGMYGVMYLYDLYLRQNGKAFFTEDGLGFTESDLKDWWTKAEKGVKSGLYADPKKVAQIKPKSAVAAELAGGEFTWDNFTVRYTSEGKSEYGLAPIPTTDGKKTGQYLGSLMLSGSKRTQHPKEVAQFIDFMVHDPEVAKIMGYDRGVPATQAQFDAYKPTDPVNKEIAAYEESLVAAGVLEPITPHPNGADICEAAFLRIAEELGLGKRSVDDAVKQFFTESKTALSG
- a CDS encoding carbohydrate ABC transporter permease; translated protein: MGTTVTHAPAMEGLSKDSEPRHGPVKSPRPAELKRRGRRENLAGYLFMSPWIAGFLLLTAGPMVASLYFAFTDYNLFDSPKWIGLDNFSEMFGDPRWRHSVQVTIWYVIVGTPLKLLAALGVALLLAQKRRGQAFYRAAFYAPSLIGASVSIAIVWKAIFSDDAIVDRTQKIFGVNVGGWTGDPDMIIYSLVALTVWQFGAPMVIFLAGLKQVPRELHEAAEVDGAGKLRRFWNITLPMISPVLFFNVLLETIHSFQIFSSAYIVGGGAGGNSCGPADGSMVYTCYLYVQGFENSRMGLASAMAWMLLVAVALVTAVLFWSQKRWVHYEEGAS